From the Pseudomonas sp. SORT22 genome, one window contains:
- a CDS encoding proline racemase family protein gives MRSSKIIHIVNCHAEGEVGDVIVGGVAPPPGATVWEQSRWIARDQTLRNFVLNEPRGGVFRHVNLLVPPKDPRAQMAWIIMEPADTPPMSGSNSLCVSTVLLDSGILPMTEPETHLVLEAPGGLIEAVAQCRDGKVERVEVKNVPSFADRLDAWIEVEGLGSLQVDTAYGGDSFVIADARQLGFAIRPDEAKDIVEVGLKITQAANQQLGFSHPLNPDWAHISFCQIAAPIEYEDGIASGANAVVIRPGKIDRSPCGTGCSARMAVLQAKGLMKVGERFIGRSIIGSRFDCRIESLTEIAGRPAIYPCISGRAWITGTHQLLLDPSDPWPQGYRLSDTWPGA, from the coding sequence ATGCGCTCATCGAAAATCATCCACATCGTCAACTGCCACGCCGAAGGTGAAGTCGGCGACGTCATCGTCGGCGGCGTCGCCCCGCCCCCCGGCGCCACGGTCTGGGAGCAGTCGCGCTGGATCGCCCGCGACCAGACCCTGCGCAACTTCGTCCTCAACGAGCCACGCGGCGGCGTGTTCCGCCATGTCAACCTGCTGGTGCCGCCCAAGGACCCGCGGGCGCAAATGGCCTGGATCATCATGGAGCCGGCCGACACTCCGCCGATGTCCGGCTCCAACTCGCTGTGCGTGTCGACCGTGCTGCTCGACAGCGGCATCCTGCCGATGACCGAGCCCGAGACGCACCTGGTGCTCGAAGCCCCGGGCGGCCTGATCGAAGCGGTCGCCCAATGCCGGGACGGCAAGGTCGAACGGGTGGAAGTGAAGAACGTGCCGTCCTTTGCCGACCGCCTCGACGCCTGGATCGAGGTCGAAGGTCTGGGCTCGCTGCAGGTCGACACGGCCTACGGCGGCGACAGCTTCGTGATTGCCGATGCCCGGCAACTGGGCTTTGCCATCCGCCCGGACGAAGCCAAAGATATCGTCGAGGTCGGCCTGAAGATCACCCAGGCCGCCAACCAGCAACTGGGTTTCAGCCACCCGCTGAATCCGGACTGGGCGCACATTTCCTTCTGCCAGATCGCCGCGCCCATCGAGTATGAGGACGGCATTGCCAGCGGCGCCAACGCGGTGGTGATCCGCCCCGGCAAGATCGATCGCTCGCCCTGCGGCACCGGCTGTTCAGCGCGCATGGCGGTACTGCAGGCCAAAGGCCTGATGAAAGTCGGCGAGCGGTTCATTGGCCGCTCGATCATCGGCTCGCGCTTCGACTGCCGCATCGAATCACTGACCGAAATCGCCGGGCGCCCGGCCATCTACCCGTGCATTTCCGGCCGCGCCTGGATCACCGGCACCCATCAATTGCTGCTCGACCCCAGCGACCCCTGGCCACAAGGCTACCGGTTGTCGGACACCTGGCCCGGCGCCTGA
- a CDS encoding dihydrodipicolinate synthase family protein, with the protein MSKYVNWSGVFPAVTTQFNDDFSINLEKTHEVISNVIRDGVSGLVVCGSVGENTSLSAEEKIAVTEVAVDASRGRVPVICGVAEFTSVQAAKVANAVRQVGVDGVMLMPALVYGSKPFETAEHYRYVAKHTDVPLMVYNNPPIYKNDVTPDILISLADCDNVVCFKDSSGDTRRFIDVRNEVGDRFVLFAGLDDVVLESIAVGAQGWVSGMSNVFPKEGETIFRLAKAGRFAEAMPIYEWLMPILHLDARADLVQCIKLCEAIAGRGSALTRPPRLALPESDRLYVEQIMAKALANRPQLPDVGL; encoded by the coding sequence ATGAGCAAGTACGTAAACTGGAGCGGCGTCTTCCCTGCGGTCACCACTCAATTCAACGATGACTTCTCGATCAACCTGGAAAAGACCCACGAGGTGATTTCCAACGTGATCCGCGACGGCGTCTCGGGCCTGGTGGTGTGTGGCTCGGTGGGCGAAAACACCTCGCTGAGCGCCGAGGAGAAAATCGCCGTCACCGAAGTCGCCGTCGATGCCTCGCGCGGCCGGGTTCCAGTGATCTGCGGCGTGGCCGAGTTCACCAGCGTGCAGGCCGCCAAGGTGGCCAATGCGGTGCGCCAGGTCGGCGTCGACGGGGTGATGCTGATGCCGGCGCTGGTCTATGGCTCCAAGCCGTTCGAGACCGCCGAGCACTACCGTTACGTGGCCAAGCACACCGACGTGCCGCTGATGGTCTACAACAACCCGCCGATCTACAAAAACGACGTCACCCCGGACATCCTGATTTCCCTGGCCGACTGCGACAACGTGGTGTGCTTCAAGGACTCCTCCGGCGACACCCGCCGCTTCATCGACGTGCGCAATGAAGTGGGCGACCGCTTCGTGCTGTTCGCCGGCCTCGACGACGTGGTCCTGGAAAGCATCGCGGTCGGCGCCCAGGGCTGGGTCTCGGGCATGTCCAACGTGTTCCCCAAAGAGGGCGAGACGATCTTCCGCCTGGCCAAGGCCGGGCGCTTCGCCGAGGCCATGCCGATCTACGAATGGCTGATGCCGATCCTGCACCTGGATGCCCGCGCCGACCTTGTGCAGTGCATCAAGCTGTGCGAAGCCATCGCCGGTCGCGGCAGCGCCCTGACCCGTCCGCCGCGCCTGGCCCTGCCGGAAAGCGATCGGCTTTACGTCGAGCAGATCATGGCCAAGGCCCTGGCCAACCGTCCGCAACTGCCGGACGTCGGCCTCTGA